A single genomic interval of Nitrosomonadales bacterium harbors:
- a CDS encoding membrane integrity-associated transporter subunit PqiC, giving the protein MKPDDMAWYTRFAAMIPTATMLALLAGCSSLLPPPPPPASIYLLDIPALADLPRSVSSPKRDIVLEVAAPKARAGFDTARMVWVRRTHGLEVYSSNRWADAPARMLAPLLVQALGRSGTFRAVVSSPSGASASLRLDTELIRLQQDFGTQPSKVRFTLGAQLVDIGDRRVIATAEFDEVEDCVSEDAYGGVLAANRALERLLARISDFCAEHVR; this is encoded by the coding sequence ATGAAACCGGATGATATGGCCTGGTACACACGTTTTGCAGCGATGATCCCGACCGCAACGATGCTGGCGCTGCTTGCCGGCTGTTCATCGCTATTGCCCCCTCCGCCGCCCCCTGCAAGCATCTATCTGCTCGATATTCCAGCGCTTGCCGACCTGCCGCGTTCCGTGTCTTCGCCCAAGCGCGACATTGTGCTTGAGGTCGCCGCACCCAAGGCGCGTGCCGGTTTTGATACAGCCCGGATGGTATGGGTGCGACGGACGCACGGGCTCGAGGTCTATTCGAGCAACCGCTGGGCGGATGCGCCGGCACGCATGCTTGCACCTCTGCTGGTTCAGGCACTGGGACGTTCCGGAACATTCCGCGCGGTCGTGTCGTCGCCTTCAGGCGCATCGGCCTCGCTGCGACTGGATACCGAACTCATCCGCCTGCAACAGGACTTTGGTACACAACCGAGCAAGGTGCGCTTCACGCTCGGTGCGCAACTGGTGGACATCGGCGATCGGCGCGTCATTGCCACGGCTGAATTCGACGAGGTCGAGGACTGTGTGAGCGAGGATGCTTACGGCGGTGTACTTGCTGCCAACCGTGCGCTGGAACGGCTGCTGGCGAGAATCTCCGACTTTTGCGCTGAACATGTGCGCTGA
- a CDS encoding MCE family protein → MESKVSFAAVGVFVLLLGAALIGSVLWLSSSESYGKTYDTYLVYMSESVSGLNLDSPVRYRGVQVGRVRHIALAPDNIEQVQLTLDIERGTPVKVDTVAMLQVQGLTGIAHINLVGGSRDSLSLKPGPDRKYPVISTGPSLMMRLDSAVTTLLGNLNRSSENVNALLDEQNRVALRHTLANLERLSNTLANAELPQLLRRLQHSADAFDRMAKEVERAGASTANTAESVRAEALPEARQAIAELRELTASLRRFSEELERNPGMLLQGQPGIPPGPGE, encoded by the coding sequence ATGGAATCGAAAGTGAGTTTCGCGGCGGTCGGGGTGTTCGTGCTGCTGCTCGGCGCCGCATTGATCGGCAGCGTGCTGTGGCTCTCCAGCAGCGAGTCCTACGGCAAAACCTACGATACCTATCTGGTTTACATGAGCGAATCGGTATCGGGGCTGAACCTGGATTCACCGGTGCGCTATCGCGGCGTGCAGGTCGGCAGGGTACGCCACATCGCGCTTGCGCCGGACAATATCGAACAGGTGCAACTCACGCTGGATATCGAACGCGGTACACCGGTGAAAGTGGATACCGTGGCCATGCTGCAGGTGCAGGGACTTACCGGGATCGCCCATATCAATCTTGTCGGCGGCAGCCGCGATTCGCTTTCGCTGAAGCCGGGGCCGGACAGAAAATATCCGGTGATCAGCACCGGACCGTCGCTGATGATGCGCCTGGATAGCGCGGTGACCACACTGCTCGGCAATCTCAACCGCAGCAGCGAAAACGTCAATGCGCTGCTGGACGAACAGAACCGTGTCGCGCTGCGCCATACGCTGGCCAATCTGGAGCGGTTGTCGAATACGCTTGCGAATGCAGAATTGCCGCAACTGCTGCGCCGCCTCCAGCACAGTGCCGATGCATTCGACCGGATGGCCAAAGAGGTCGAACGTGCCGGGGCCAGTACCGCGAACACTGCCGAAAGCGTGCGCGCCGAAGCCTTGCCGGAAGCGCGTCAGGCGATCGCCGAACTGCGCGAGCTGACTGCATCATTGCGCCGTTTCAGCGAGGAACTCGAACGCAATCCCGGCATGCTGTTGCAGGGGCAGCCCGGCATACCGCCGGGACCGGGTGAATGA
- a CDS encoding ATP-binding cassette domain-containing protein — translation MSAAVDNVVSYAEQPGPDADVIEIRGLNTCFGDAVVHRNVSLSVHRGEIFALVGGSGCGKSTMLREIIMLQQPVSGSIRVFGQEVIGLSDEQALPLRRRWGMMFERGALFSSITVTENVAMVIREHTRLGAVLANEIAALKIALAGLPADAGAKYPSELSGGMRKRAALARALALDPELLFLDEPTAGLDPLSACGIDELVRHLRDALGLTIMMVTHDLDLLWRAADRVAVLGDGHILGEGSMQQLARSEDAMIREYFYGPRGRGAMEQAWNRK, via the coding sequence ATGAGTGCCGCAGTGGATAACGTGGTGAGCTACGCGGAGCAACCGGGCCCGGATGCGGATGTCATCGAGATACGCGGCCTGAACACATGCTTCGGCGATGCGGTGGTGCATCGGAACGTGAGCCTTTCGGTGCACCGCGGCGAAATATTCGCGCTGGTCGGCGGCAGCGGTTGCGGAAAATCCACCATGCTGCGCGAGATCATCATGCTGCAGCAACCGGTATCGGGTTCGATCCGTGTGTTCGGGCAGGAAGTGATCGGATTGTCCGATGAACAGGCGTTGCCGCTGAGACGGCGCTGGGGAATGATGTTCGAGCGCGGCGCACTGTTCAGTTCGATCACCGTGACGGAGAATGTCGCCATGGTGATCCGGGAACATACCAGGCTCGGCGCGGTGCTGGCCAACGAGATTGCCGCCCTGAAGATCGCGCTCGCCGGACTTCCGGCCGATGCCGGTGCAAAATATCCGAGCGAACTTTCCGGCGGCATGCGCAAGCGCGCGGCACTGGCGCGGGCGCTGGCACTGGATCCGGAACTGCTGTTCCTGGACGAACCGACAGCCGGCCTTGACCCGTTGAGTGCCTGCGGCATCGACGAACTGGTACGTCATCTGCGTGATGCGCTCGGACTCACCATCATGATGGTCACGCATGACCTTGACCTGTTGTGGCGCGCGGCGGATCGCGTCGCGGTACTGGGGGACGGGCACATTCTCGGCGAGGGTTCGATGCAGCAACTGGCGCGCTCGGAGGATGCGATGATACGGGAATATTTTTACGGCCCGCGCGGTCGCGGGGCAATGGAGCAGGCATGGAATCGAAAGTGA
- a CDS encoding MlaE family lipid ABC transporter permease subunit, which yields MNVSVTSRSTATQTAADIRPGATSRELHCTGAWLLRSAARTEIRIKACLEDLAVGEGEVRIDAHAISALDTSGAWLLCRIRRDLELGGYTVIFIGLKPEFEALLRLIAARTIQTGSATSPAIGALTRFGSNAWQGVLGAFGLLSFLGESTIALLRALMQPRRIRWRSILYNLQNTGVAALPITGLLSFLLGIVIAYQGAEQLRRVGANIYIADLVGLSMVRELSPLITAIIIAGRSGSAYAAQIGTMKVTEEIDALRTIGIGPFDLLVLPKVLALVIALPLLTVYTDIMGIFGGMVMARAQLDVGFTTFIERLNEAISLKSFLIGVGKAPVFAMIIALVGCYQGFQVSGSAESVGHRTTVSVVQSIFLVILVDALFSIIFSWLKL from the coding sequence ATGAACGTATCGGTCACGTCGCGTTCCACCGCAACTCAGACAGCCGCAGATATCCGTCCCGGCGCGACATCGCGCGAACTGCACTGCACGGGCGCGTGGTTGTTGCGTTCGGCAGCACGGACCGAAATCCGCATCAAGGCCTGTCTGGAGGATCTGGCGGTGGGCGAAGGCGAGGTGCGGATCGATGCGCACGCCATCAGCGCACTGGACACATCGGGCGCATGGCTGCTGTGTCGCATCCGGCGCGATCTGGAACTTGGCGGGTACACCGTGATCTTCATCGGGCTGAAACCGGAATTCGAGGCACTGCTTCGCCTGATCGCCGCGCGCACCATACAGACCGGTAGCGCAACCTCGCCTGCGATCGGTGCGCTGACGCGTTTCGGCAGCAATGCCTGGCAGGGGGTGCTCGGCGCCTTCGGGCTGTTGTCCTTCCTCGGCGAAAGTACGATCGCGCTGCTGCGTGCCCTGATGCAGCCGCGCCGCATCCGCTGGCGATCCATCCTGTACAACCTGCAGAACACCGGTGTTGCGGCATTGCCTATCACCGGCCTGCTCTCTTTCCTGCTCGGCATCGTCATCGCCTATCAGGGCGCGGAACAACTGCGCCGCGTCGGGGCCAATATCTATATTGCCGACCTGGTCGGCCTTTCGATGGTGCGCGAACTGTCGCCGCTGATCACCGCCATCATCATCGCCGGTCGTTCCGGTTCGGCCTATGCGGCGCAGATCGGCACCATGAAGGTGACCGAAGAGATCGATGCGCTGCGTACCATCGGCATCGGGCCGTTCGACCTGCTGGTATTGCCCAAGGTACTCGCACTGGTGATCGCATTGCCGCTGCTCACCGTTTATACCGACATCATGGGCATATTCGGCGGCATGGTCATGGCGCGTGCCCAACTCGATGTGGGTTTCACCACCTTCATCGAGCGTCTCAATGAGGCGATCAGCCTGAAATCTTTCCTCATCGGCGTCGGCAAGGCCCCGGTATTCGCGATGATCATCGCACTGGTCGGCTGCTATCAAGGGTTCCAGGTAAGCGGTAGCGCAGAAAGCGTCGGACACCGGACCACGGTCAGCGTGGTGCAGTCGATCTTCCTGGTGATCCTGGTGGATGCGCTGTTTTCCATCATCTTCAGCTGGCTGAAACTATGA
- the ccmI gene encoding c-type cytochrome biogenesis protein CcmI — MTLFWIICAAILAAALPFVVWPLLRKSAVNNDVLRDAANLEILRDQSAELERDLQNRLLTPDAFEQGKRELQVRLLEEVRTTEAPATQVRSPARILAVVLSVVVSLGSVLLYLQIGNSRALQPEPQQTESADGFGLLRSETALQELEARLVKIPENPDGWVTLARSYVELQRYADAVRAYGELVKLVPNESQIWTSYADAMAMNNNQSLLGEPTKFLDKALELDPENPTALALSGSAGMERGDYVAAITHWQKLVSLLPPDYPEIQMIHGGIDQARLFLSMQKGGKEKLAKLSSPDAPAKPAADPAMAITGKVSLSPALIGKVSPDDFVFILARAAEGPRMPLAVIRKQVRDLPMDFVLDDSLAMQPQMKLSGYEQVVVMARVSKSGSPMSQPGDLEGTAGVVKPGKNGLDIVIDSVVK; from the coding sequence ATGACCTTATTCTGGATAATCTGTGCGGCGATACTGGCTGCGGCATTGCCGTTCGTGGTGTGGCCGCTGTTGCGCAAATCGGCCGTGAACAACGATGTGCTGCGCGATGCAGCCAATCTCGAGATCCTGCGCGACCAGTCGGCGGAACTCGAGAGGGACTTGCAGAATCGCCTGTTGACCCCGGATGCTTTCGAGCAAGGGAAACGCGAATTACAGGTGCGTCTGCTGGAAGAGGTCAGGACAACGGAAGCACCCGCAACGCAGGTTCGCAGTCCCGCAAGGATACTGGCTGTCGTCCTGTCGGTGGTGGTTTCGCTGGGCAGCGTGTTGCTCTATTTGCAGATCGGCAACAGCCGCGCGCTGCAGCCGGAACCGCAACAGACCGAAAGTGCGGACGGGTTCGGCCTGCTTCGTTCGGAAACGGCGCTGCAGGAACTGGAAGCCAGGCTGGTGAAGATACCGGAGAACCCGGATGGCTGGGTGACGCTGGCGCGTTCCTACGTCGAATTGCAGCGCTATGCCGATGCGGTGCGCGCCTATGGCGAACTGGTCAAACTGGTGCCGAACGAGTCGCAGATATGGACGAGTTACGCCGATGCGATGGCGATGAACAACAACCAGTCCTTGCTGGGTGAACCGACCAAATTTCTCGACAAGGCGCTTGAGCTGGATCCGGAAAATCCAACGGCGTTGGCATTGTCCGGGTCGGCCGGGATGGAGCGCGGTGATTACGTTGCGGCGATCACCCACTGGCAAAAGCTGGTCAGCCTGCTGCCGCCCGATTATCCCGAGATACAGATGATCCATGGCGGCATCGACCAGGCGCGGCTATTCCTGTCGATGCAGAAGGGCGGCAAGGAAAAGCTGGCCAAGCTGTCTTCCCCCGATGCGCCCGCGAAGCCGGCGGCTGATCCGGCCATGGCGATCACCGGCAAGGTATCGCTGAGCCCGGCGCTAATCGGCAAAGTTTCACCGGACGATTTCGTGTTCATCCTGGCGCGCGCGGCCGAAGGCCCGAGGATGCCGCTTGCCGTGATCCGCAAGCAGGTCAGGGATCTGCCGATGGACTTTGTGCTCGACGACAGCCTGGCCATGCAACCGCAGATGAAGCTGTCCGGTTACGAGCAGGTCGTCGTTATGGCGCGTGTTTCCAAATCGGGCAGTCCGATGTCGCAGCCGGGCGATCTGGAAGGCACGGCTGGAGTAGTCAAACCGGGCAAAAATGGACTGGACATCGTAATCGATTCGGTCGTGAAATAA
- a CDS encoding cytochrome c-type biogenesis protein CcmH, which translates to MKYLSIVLLCLLPAWSFAGEAKDIADDPVMEARMIKLAEKVRCLVCQSEPVSTSHADWSNDVRAIMREKMKAGATDQEILDMLVERFGKSVLFDPPVDKETIPLWSAPFVLLLAGSAVLIHQLRKRRGLVAEAELSAQDEQRAAELLDEAPAEKQTTASPTQAKDSQA; encoded by the coding sequence ATGAAATACCTTTCAATAGTGCTGTTATGCCTGTTGCCGGCCTGGTCTTTTGCCGGTGAGGCGAAAGACATCGCCGATGATCCCGTTATGGAAGCCCGCATGATCAAACTGGCGGAAAAGGTGCGCTGCCTGGTCTGCCAGAGCGAACCAGTATCCACCTCGCATGCCGACTGGTCGAACGACGTGCGCGCCATCATGCGCGAAAAGATGAAGGCCGGCGCGACCGACCAGGAAATCCTGGATATGCTGGTCGAGCGCTTCGGCAAGTCGGTGCTGTTCGATCCGCCGGTCGACAAGGAAACCATTCCCTTGTGGTCGGCCCCGTTCGTCCTGTTGCTGGCGGGCAGCGCAGTCCTGATCCATCAATTGCGTAAACGCCGGGGGCTGGTTGCGGAAGCCGAGTTGTCTGCACAAGACGAACAGCGTGCCGCAGAATTACTGGACGAAGCCCCGGCGGAAAAACAGACAACTGCCTCACCAACTCAGGCGAAAGACTCCCAAGCATGA